The genomic stretch TGATTGCCATGGGGATGTATGGATATCAGAAATGTTTGTAATATTGTAGATTCATCAAATGTATGCTAAAAATACACAAATTAATGTCTCATTTTACATTtgaaacattattgtttattattgaagttaaattattcatttttatttatcaataaaaaatgttCGTTTTTGTGAGATTTGTAAAGATTATATCACCTGGCACtgtgtattatattataaattcgGATACATACAGTATATAATACTTTTTAAAGGTATGATTCAGATCTTCACACTTTGAAAATGAAATCCAATAATTTTGGAAAAGAAAACctcatattataattatgttcaaaAAATGCTAATCCATTTCATCTACCGATGCGAGCTATATCCTTATGTCACGGTACTGAACTTAAGCCGGGTTGGCGGAAAGATGTGTGGCGGCCTGGTTAGGTCAGTCGGGAGAGCATTTGCCCTGTAAGtgaggtgtcccgggttcgagtcccggaccggctgcacacttttcaccactTAGCGACACTGATAATAACATTTGATACAGAATGTGGTATTCAAAGGATTTTTAATGTACAAGTTATGTATCTACATATTAATGGGTCTTTCCAAAATTTAGCCCATTCCTTTTTTAGTCAGTTACAAAGTAGAAATAATTGTGTAAATATATCCCATAGTTTATACCCCCTGTTAAGAAGTAAAAGGGGGGTATATTGGAATCTACCCCCCTGTTAAATGTGCAAGTTATGTATCTACATATTAATAGGTCTTTCCAAAATTTAGCCCATTCCTTTTTTAGTCAGTTACAAAGTAGAAATAATTGTGTAAATATATCCCATAGTTTATTCCCCCTGTTAAGAAGTGAAAGGGGGGTATATTGGAATCTACCCCCCTGTTTAGAAGTTAAAGGGGGTATATTGGAATCTATATTGATGTCCGTCCATCTCTCTGTATCATGTCTGTATTATCCTTACACACACAGTTTGTCAACAGTCGTTCTACACTTCAACGCACAGCATTCAAACATGCAAGCATTGTTTCTTATGACATGaagttgtgtgtgtgtgctatTTTTGTGTGCCATTTTTATCACACAACATTGAATATTATAAAAGTTATGCTTTCATCAACTTAGAATTTCTATTATGTCCTGATTATGAACATTGCAGATTATTATACCCCCTGTAACAAAGGTAAGAAGTGTTTACTGGAATCACTTTGTCCGAAGGGGTTTTCCTTTACTTGGCAATGTACAACATTAAAATTTTTAGGCATCCTGTcttatttatgttttaagttgtgcatgtgcaatttatttgtgcaaacatcctattttaaaaatttaaaaagtaattcCCCTTTTCCAACTTAGACCTTCTATAACtggtgtttttttcattcaaaatcaggtccagtatttggccccattcccaatggaaaaaagtataattttttccCACTAAGTctatataagatcaaccttagtaaatatacaaatgtaatactaaaacacttttattctcaatgttGAACCATTTTTTAGCAaaccaacaacaacacttatttcccaattttagtggAGACGCcatgaattttcccaatccaaagggacccggacCCATTTCCAAAACGCGGAACAAAAAACTGCTAAATAATGCAACATGTTTCTAAATGCACAATTGCAGGTATTTTTTGTAACTATTGTTACAAATTCTAGTTAGTAGTTGGAAAACTAAGCATCACTGCTTAACTTCTGCATGGCCCTGATACTTCACTTACTTGCCAAGGGGAAGTCTTAGCAACAACCCCAGTGTGTCTGACACCTTTAAAGTTGTAGATGACCATGTCACCAGCTCAAGTACAAGACAATTGCAAGTGTCCCTTTTTTCAATACTTGAAATTAAGGCTTATTTCCATGCCTAAAGTAATATAGGCTTAATGGTTATGGGGATTTGAAATTCAAAGACACTGTTGTTGAAGAACCTAATTGTTCAAAAATAGCAACAATAGAAACTCCCTCTTATACACGTATATCTTGAACAATTGGGCTAGAGTGGCCACTTTTTATGATGGGAACCCACTTCAACCCAGACAattcttttgttgttttcaatgtaaaCAGTGAAGGCTCGGCTTTCTCACTGGATTGGGGGCTGGGCTCTCAGGGCAAGCCTCCGCCTGGCCACATAAGGATAGGTcataaatgagccgcgttctgagaaaactgggcatactgaatgtgcgtaaagtgtcatcccagattagactgtgcagtccgcacaggctaatcagggacgacactttccgcctaaacttgatttttggcaaggagggacttacttgaaactaaaaataccagaaaagcggaaagtgtcgtccctgattagcctgtgcggacttcacaggctaatctgggacgacactttacacacatgcattaagcccaattttctcagaacaagacacaaataatctATATGGACATTCTTTCCCTACAATTGAATCAAGTCAGAAGTTTCTAACATATATTTTTGCCCTAAGTACCAATTGTTTATTCGCTTTATGTTAGATCATTGGTTTTCTTACAGTAAGTACACTTTGGTTAATTGATCACATATggcaaaaaatacaaattatgaagCAAAATTACCAAAATTCACATACTGATTAACATGTGGGTCGCTCTCTGGAAAAAATTGACTTAATCCTTTACAATGTGTattcccatagaaagttaaatctaattaaatatcttttttactaaattcaagttttaaaggcttcatttccaacccttagttactgatgagcagcaaacagcataaaacctgaacagactgcaagttactccctAGCTGTTTTGGGTTTATGctggtttcaaaagccattttcactttgcttctgagtgggaaagggttaatgatgtgcgttaagtgttggcCCAGACTAGCCCTTGCAGCTATCCGCTTTTatgcttgtttgttgttttcttcgattaaaaaagtatctttttcgcaaaaatccagttttggtggAAAGTCATTCCCTGATAAGGCTGTGCTGACagctcaggctaatctgagaggacacgtTAAGCACGTGCATGAAGAcaagttttcccagagccagacttaCCGGTATTTCTTGTGCATTTCAGATCATAACAAGAATACAGAGTACACTCTGGAGTCGATGCGCATGCTGCAAGGTTACCCTAACCTGAACGACGTTCTAGGCGTTCCAGTGAAATTGAGAGGCTTTCAAGCTAGTAACCCCTTCCACAGGCGCACAGACAAACAAATCAGGGTATCtagttttgtttactttaaacctatttattgaacGCTTCGAATATTTACATGCTATCATGACGTCATTATGAAGTTTACATAAATGGAAAAGTCCAGTTTCTCCATCAGTTTACAGCAGAAATAGAATTTGGATTATGGCTTGTGTTTGCCAACCAATTCGTAGACATCAAAGAATAATCAATATTCTTTAACTTGGatatttaaaaattgtgtttgtttttagtcAACCTTGACATTAAATGTCTATGTCTCATTTATTCTGTTAAGGACATAAACGACACTGGGTGTCTGGATGTAGTCAAACACTGAACGTATTTTTCTTGGTTCACAggctattctttattcttaagccttaaaatgggttggtgaatacgagcCCTGGTCTTCTGTATTTTAGACCAAAAAAGGTATTTCAATCTGATAATCGTCAGGTATAAAATGAAAGACAATATCAATGTAGTGTGAATTAGGCCAATAAAATTAGATAACCCAACTGTGTAAGAGAAAACGTAATTACACAGTTATTTCTAGACATGGACACATGTTCAGGTTTATCTTTTCAGATCTATCTGCCAGTGCAAGGTGCCGTGAAGCCAGCCTCGGTCTACAGTTGGTGTTCCCTGCACGACAACACAGATACTGGCAAACAACAGTGAGTTTGAGCTCGTAGCgtgacaaacaaaaaaaaaacatttaaaggggccttttcacagattttggcatattttgaagtttgtcattaaatgctttatattgataaatgtatacattggatcttaaaagctccagtaaaaaatcaagaatcaaattaaaaaaaggaaaaaaagtagccagtACCAGGGCTCGTACCAGTGACCCCCgtagtcctggaattagtctgaagtaaaaacgcattagccctcttggCTATTCTGCCGGGTATAAGcagattaagtattttataccttatataagcaatcttcatagttttgtaaattcaaacgacaacaacagaattctccaaattattcaattgtttcgcattgcaacactttataatttttaggttttcaaatcgtcaaaagatacatgtaatggctatattgggctatggtaaatgttcagtaatactgtctcctcacaaatatcataattaaaacgaaaatttgcgaatctgaaacaacttttttcaattttgtcaatttaccaaactgtgaaaagatcccttcaacCCTTATATAAGTATTGTTTTAAGgacttttcttactatattcaagttttaaaggcttcattttcaacccttagttactaatgagaagcaaacagcataaaaccttaacagacttcgagtaacttgcaggctgttctggttttatgcagtttgtgCATAGCCATCGCTACTTTGGCGCTGATTGGGAAAAGGTTAATACACGTAGtgcaagtgtcatcccagattagcctgcggggactgtacaggctaatcaggcatgacactttacgcctCAACTGGAATTTTACTAAGAAGAGCCattctttaaaggaaaaatatcatagaagcgtaattgttgtccctgattagcctgtgcagactgcataggctaatctgggacaacactatgcacatgcattaagccctgcttgCCCTAACTAGCATCATGTAATTGAGGGTTGGAGAACAATAACCAGATACTTGCATACTTTTGTGAGCACCCTACCTTGCATGAGTACATTTTCTTTGGGGCCTGCTCTGATTCTTGGTTTTATAAAGGCTGGCTTAAATGTAGTTACCATTACTTCTGCATATACTTGTCAGATGTAGACACCATACTTACTGATCTATCTCTGAAGAAAACTCAATTATTCCTGTTGAACTTACCTAATGAACAACCTTAAAAGAAATACCGGTCCGCAgtgcaaaaatcaaattaagctCTCTTTTTTGATTGCGAAAATATGTGTTACCAAATgtaataattgaaatcattgttCTGAAATTGTTCTGATACTTGGTTATAAAGCATATCAAAGCCCTTGTAGTTTTATCTTTTCACTTCAGAACTCCAAATGGAGAACCTGATTAACTTGGTCGAGCTCTGGACTTGCAATCCAATTCTCTAGACTTTCTCgttttctttaaaccaaaaatacaataaaagcttagagtgtcttccctgattagtttgtgctgactgcaaaggcaaatctggggcgacacatacacatatgcattaagacctATTTTCTCAGCGCGAGTCTCATACATATTTCTCCAGATGGCGGGTGGACCGACTCGATCTGCAGACCGATGTGGAAGGTAGCCTTCAACAGTGGACTATATTCCAGCACCCCGAATGCAGGGAAGACCCAGACTTGGTGTTCCAGAGAGCTGAACTCAGTGAAAAGCAGGAAATGAACTCGATTATTTCATCAACCCCAGTACTTGACTCGAGTTCGAAATCAGCATTTGACAAACCAAAGTTGAACCCAAAAAGTTGATGAGTGATAGATTGATGTGAATAATTTTCATTACCGTACTAAATCATGTCTTTAATAAGGCGCATGTTTGTACTACACAAATTTTAATTCAATAAGTTGGTTCGTGTTTTACATGGACAGTGTACACAACCAATTGTGTAATAGTAGTATGGCGACCGATTTGACATTTTACTTTACTagaaaattattttttctattttggCATTTTTGAAATCCGATGGGCATTATAAGGTAATAAATTGTTAAGGTATTTTCAAAACACTTTGTGACAATATTTGTTCCTATTTTTTTTAAGCTCGACTTTTGAACGAAAAGGCCGTGAGTTTTACTTGCTTGGGCatcattgtttatgtttataacCTGCCTTGTGACTTGTATGTTATGAACTACAAGTTATATTTTtagtaattgtttttacaaaagcAACATGAGACACCTTTAATATATAGAATACAATTGTATTTAAAAGGTTAAACACATTAACgcctttcaaataaaattacacatgtattttaTCCCATCTTCACTGCGACATTGACAACCCATATAACCCGTATAACAACCCATGTTATAGACTAGCCTCTATCCCATGTTGTTGAATAAACCTGTGGCGTGCACGgacaaatgacgtcattaataaacaatctttcctttttttttgtttttgtttttttttgtcacgtttgtttgttatttttcttgtttagtaAAAATGCGATGGGGGAAAtaaaatactaggattagcgttgaataaagagaagtttatgttgctcggcttgCCAAGGCTCGTGCTCTCGGGGTTCTAAGCCtggcaacataaacttctctctattcaacgctatcctagtattctctatgtacaaCGAACACACTGTCATTGAACATGCTGTCTAATAATACTCTCTTGTTAATATGagcttcattctgggaaaactggtggGGGGGGAGGAGGTTTGTgcatgtctgcacaggctgaccAGAGACAGCACTTACCACGTGAAAtgtattttcgtttagaagagactccctttaaaagaaaattacaataagcaaattcgttgaatttatatccccgccaatatgtttctggacacaaaagtgttatatttgacactaaaaaaagcatttttttgaagatacaaagggccataactctgttatgtTCAGATGGTGTACACCTCTtctgcatatatatactcatacgaagtttcaatgaaatacgccaaagctcttccaagatatggctcctgacacaaaagtgacggacagacagccagacaacgccaaaacaatatccctctgcctctggcggggcatatatactcataccaagtttcaatgaaatcggcaaaagcacttccaagatatggctgcagacacaaaagtgcctatagtaaaaagcattttttcaagatacaaagggccataactctgtttttaacagatggtgtacaatgccatttggcgtgcatcgtcctcttatgcatatatatactcataccaagtttcaataaaatcccccaaagcacttccaagatattgctcctgacacaaaagtgccggacgcacgcacggacggacggacagccggacggacaacgccaaaacaatatcccttcgcctctggcgggggataataaagccaaaactttacgcacatgcagttttcccagaaagagattTTTTTGAGATATTAAATAAAGACAAGTCATAAGTGTACATATGATTATCAATTATGTATAATGGAAGCTATAAGTTACAAAGAGAAgttataaaaatatgtgtatgagaaacgattttactgtttcagatcactgtgaccttgccctttgacctagtcacctaaaaatcaatagggatcgtTTGACAGACATGACCAATActtcaatgaagtttcatgatcctaggcttagcattcttgagttatcatccggaaaacattttactgcttctggtcactgtgaccttgaactttgacctgaacatcaatagtaGTCTGTCGTCATGAGCAATATCCccatgaactttcatgatcctaacctTAAGCATTtgtgagttatcatacggaaaccattttactgtttcaagtcattgtgaccttgacctttgacctagtgatctgaaaattaataggggtaatttgtcagtcatgaccaatgtccctatgaactttcctgatcccaggcttaagcgttcttgagttatcatccggaaataattttactatttcgagtcaatgtgaccttgacctttgatctagtgacctgaaaatcaataggaacatctgccagtcttgatcaatgtacctatgaagtttcctgatcccaggccgaagcgttcttgagttatcatccggaaaccatttggtggaccgacggacagaccgaccgaccaaccaacagacctacatgagcaaaacaatataccccctcttcttcgaaagggggcattaaAATGTTGTAgtgttatgaaaacaaaatcattctccatttataaaatatttttattaaatttaaagacaGTGTTTCACCAAATACTACAAGTAATTTGAATTGACCATATCATACGCTGTCACATGTTCGTCTTGGATATAGAATAAACAGATTGGTGTCAGATGtaagtaataataaaattaaatcttacAGTAGTAAACATTTACAGTTAATTGGTGATTAAAACTTTCCATTTTAAACTTGCGAAAACACTGCCACACAAACAATATACATCACACATTCAgtcatttttaattataaattttgcctactttgatatatataaattaatgctTATCTAAGTGTTTTGTTTATGCGTAGCTTGTTTAAGATTTTTGACAATATGAACAAGTCAAACGGGTCTggcaattcatttaaaataagaaagcagcaattgtaatatataaatgtatgtatgagTTATACTACTTATTGCAAATTTTGTACTTCAATACAAAAAAGAGTGTTTCTTATGCACAAAGTAGTTTTTTCCGCTATGCAATATTCAActtaatgtaaatgtgaaaattcAATTTCTGATTTTGGTAACCCATGCCACTTTCCACCCCTAGATAAATACAAGGTAAATGTGAAATTGaattgaactttttttaagcAACATAATAATTGCATGATTAACAAACACAGGGTCAATATATAATGTTGAGTTTTGTGTAAAAGACATTTGATAAcgtttttataaaattgttatgtcttcaataattattgttttaaacaaccaTAACTAAATAAGTGTGAATCATAAATTCACTTGGTGCAGTGTTGCACACATTTAATATGAGCAAAAAACAATAATTCTTAGGTGGAATACTGTTCTAACTTGAGTTTAAACAGTGTTCAcccaaataaaaaagcaaataaactcTGTTTTAGTGGGGAAACTGTTCTAACTTCAATAATGCTTAATATCTCTTTTACAATTTATCATATGTTgcagttaagatatttttaaaacagtatttcaaaattaaattaatttaagaaaaaacataTGGCATATCTAAAGAAGCACCATAATACCAAAGTTTTTCTTCTTCCTGAAAACTTTTGTGAAATTGAGTTGGAACAGTGTTGCGCTAAACAGGCGATATAGTCAAAGGTAACGGCACTAACACGTTtgacattaaatacatgtataattgtcatcaacaaaaataaaatcttaaaacaaCCATGGAAGAAATCTGTACAAAACATCAATTGTTACtctatgaaacaaaacatttcttaAAACAGAACAAATGCTGACagagaataaaatgaaaatgtaaaaccttcTCTCCTCATTTGCATCCTGTTGTTCATTTTACTTTGCATAACACTCACACAAACATATTGTAAAGCATTACAAATGACAAAAAGTAAGTCACACATTTACATAT from Dreissena polymorpha isolate Duluth1 chromosome 10, UMN_Dpol_1.0, whole genome shotgun sequence encodes the following:
- the LOC127847683 gene encoding uncharacterized protein LOC127847683 isoform X3, whose amino-acid sequence is MASTWYSKVVKLFTLSDKQLVQLSLGISAAGAMMVMGMYGYQKYHNKNTEYTLESMRMLQGYPNLNDVLGVPVKLRGFQASNPFHRRTDKQIRIYLPVQGAVKPASVYSWCSLHDNTDTGKQQWRVDRLDLQTDVEGSLQQWTIFQHPECREDPDLVFQRAELSEKQEMNSIISSTPVLDSSSKSAFDKPKLNPKS
- the LOC127847683 gene encoding uncharacterized protein LOC127847683 isoform X2, encoding MASTWYSKVVKLFTLSDKQLVQLSLGISAAGAMMVMGMYGYQKYHNKNTEYTLESMRMLQGYPNLNDVLGVPVKLRGFQASNPFHRRTDKQIRIYLPVQGAVKPASVYSWCSLHDNTDTGKQQWRVDRLDLQTDVEGSLQQWTIFQHPECREDPDLVFQRAELSEKQEMNSIISSTPVLDSSSKSAFDKPKLNPKS